In Candidatus Sulfurimonas marisnigri, a single genomic region encodes these proteins:
- a CDS encoding DUF3373 family protein produces the protein MKLSTITLSLLLAGSTLFAGELEELKARIDVLEKQAKTAETDRTEIWEVTEKVETKAFSNKLSWSADLGFRMDSFSYDNNGMGANIGKTLAQVPTAHKREVAFPQVKEWDPFYSGSLKLAGKANFTNNTSFVGRMIINWSSQGDQRICKLSPQDIGAELPSASSTKFRAIDFDRAYFDLKFNNDGAVPMIASLGILPTTGGMSLNMMENKPRKSVFPSLVFESNVQGAILTANLSKVTGMEKTYLRAIYGKGFTLNDDGFYYQCNRENIQDMDVMGLFLETELKFLGVENTFWVGINNNGDIKATPFLGGDTAEQVSANTKIKNQQSLGDITNYGFGIEARSMVDGNLDAFFHYAISDTDSNGNCVNYTDTNMTANGTCTTGIGGEPNANPYYATVAGGTLIKDNGSAIYLGFQYDTKSSWGTKVGYEFNMGDESWWSATQGSEDPFNKLAIRGTVHEAYIIQPLASNISIRFGYLRMQEDYTGSGWHFGTVDGTDSQDMDALQENFYLKVNAFF, from the coding sequence ATGAAATTATCAACAATAACATTATCACTATTATTAGCAGGTAGTACACTTTTTGCTGGTGAACTAGAAGAATTAAAAGCAAGAATTGATGTACTTGAGAAACAAGCAAAGACTGCTGAAACTGACCGTACAGAGATTTGGGAAGTTACTGAAAAAGTTGAGACTAAAGCTTTTTCAAATAAACTTAGTTGGTCGGCTGACCTTGGTTTTAGAATGGATTCATTCTCTTATGACAACAATGGTATGGGTGCAAATATTGGCAAAACTCTTGCTCAAGTTCCTACTGCACACAAACGTGAGGTTGCTTTCCCTCAGGTAAAAGAGTGGGATCCTTTCTACTCTGGTAGTCTAAAACTTGCAGGTAAGGCAAATTTTACTAATAATACTAGCTTTGTTGGTCGTATGATCATCAACTGGAGTTCTCAAGGTGACCAGAGAATCTGTAAACTTAGTCCACAAGACATAGGAGCAGAACTTCCATCTGCTAGTTCTACAAAATTTCGTGCTATAGATTTTGATCGTGCTTACTTTGACTTAAAATTTAACAATGATGGTGCTGTACCTATGATTGCTAGTTTAGGAATACTCCCAACAACTGGTGGTATGAGTCTAAACATGATGGAGAACAAGCCTCGTAAGTCTGTATTTCCAAGTTTAGTATTTGAGAGTAATGTTCAAGGTGCTATCTTAACTGCTAATCTTTCAAAAGTTACGGGGATGGAGAAAACTTATCTTCGTGCAATCTATGGTAAAGGTTTTACTCTAAACGATGATGGTTTTTACTACCAATGTAACCGTGAAAATATCCAAGATATGGATGTTATGGGACTATTTCTTGAAACAGAATTAAAGTTTTTAGGTGTTGAGAATACATTCTGGGTTGGAATAAACAATAATGGAGATATTAAAGCTACACCTTTTTTAGGCGGAGATACTGCTGAACAAGTATCAGCAAACACAAAGATCAAGAATCAACAATCACTTGGTGATATCACTAACTACGGTTTTGGTATAGAGGCTCGCAGTATGGTTGATGGTAACCTTGACGCTTTCTTTCATTATGCTATCTCTGATACAGACTCAAATGGAAACTGTGTAAACTATACTGATACGAATATGACAGCAAACGGTACATGTACTACCGGTATTGGTGGTGAACCTAATGCAAATCCTTACTACGCTACAGTTGCAGGTGGTACACTAATAAAAGACAATGGTTCAGCAATCTATTTAGGTTTCCAGTACGATACTAAAAGTAGCTGGGGAACTAAGGTTGGTTATGAGTTCAATATGGGTGATGAGAGCTGGTGGTCAGCAACTCAGGGTTCAGAAGATCCTTTTAACAAACTAGCTATTCGTGGTACTGTTCATGAAGCATATATCATTCAACCTTTAGCA